In a genomic window of Thermodesulfobacteriota bacterium:
- a CDS encoding beta-ketoacyl synthase N-terminal-like domain-containing protein yields MIGDGLAVTAWGRWGAPGLPDFWALGTDRREEPAVEALAVLARHCLDQAGLAPGPTVALALALGSAIRGLNEQHAQAVFSGTPAALSPRVFLYTTPNAVAARVSILLGLTGESLTLPDPGAPFWVAADLLRTGRAEVVLVGGASAQAGPSGHGRQRAALLCLEPATRGQNRNRPPQAGLRLDPTTQSGCWPDEEEHGVAEALVGMVEAGSPGAVACGRRGRVLVETCVRLSKDSAP; encoded by the coding sequence GTGATCGGGGACGGACTCGCCGTCACCGCGTGGGGCCGGTGGGGCGCGCCGGGGCTGCCCGACTTCTGGGCGCTGGGCACGGACCGGCGGGAGGAGCCGGCGGTCGAGGCCCTGGCCGTCCTGGCCAGGCACTGCCTGGACCAGGCGGGTTTGGCGCCCGGACCCACGGTTGCCCTGGCACTGGCCCTAGGCAGCGCCATTCGCGGATTGAACGAGCAGCACGCCCAGGCCGTCTTCTCGGGGACCCCGGCCGCACTGAGCCCGCGGGTGTTTCTGTACACCACGCCCAACGCCGTCGCGGCCCGGGTGTCGATTCTCCTCGGCCTCACGGGCGAGAGCCTCACCCTGCCCGACCCGGGTGCACCGTTCTGGGTCGCCGCGGACCTGCTGCGCACCGGGCGCGCCGAGGTGGTCCTGGTCGGCGGCGCGTCCGCGCAGGCGGGCCCCAGTGGGCACGGGCGGCAGAGAGCTGCCCTGCTCTGCCTCGAACCTGCAACCCGCGGGCAGAACCGGAACCGCCCCCCGCAAGCAGGTCTTCGCCTGGACCCGACGACCCAGAGTGGCTGCTGGCCGGACGAGGAAGAGCACGGGGTCGCGGAGGCGCTCGTCGGGATGGTCGAGGCGGGCAGCCCCGGGGCGGTAGCCTGCGGCCGGCGCGGCCGCGTCCTGGTCGAAACATGTGTCCGGCTCTCGAAGGATTCCGCCCCATGA
- a CDS encoding radical SAM protein, producing the protein MKVLLITPVGQSKLLGSSFYFRFPFLSLPTVAGLTPPGVDVRIVDEKVDEIPWEARPDLVGITAMTPLAPRAYEIADRFRAAGVPVVLGGMHPSVLPEEALGHADAVVAGEAESVWPRVIEDARQGTLAGVYRAEGFPDLGRCAAAPQRDLLAAEKYMPVTFMETSRGCPHGCHFCSVTRFFGGKHRTLPVDLVVAQLKELKPTEKRFAIKNCVFFVDDNIIGDPDHAAALFEAIRPFNLRWLGQTSIAIAQRPDLLRAMAASGCMGIEIGFETVSDTQESKRIGKPVKDPAEVLEAVQVIHGHGIGIQGSFIFGFDHDAPGVFERTARFVDKARLDAVYVGILTPYPGTRSYRKLVEEGRILHERWEEYDTAHVVFEPKGMTPRELEAGYHRMLRHIYSWRSMGRRLLGSRTQPAFFVPMNLGFKVSLGRMLRELAAEARGRA; encoded by the coding sequence ATGAAGGTTCTCCTGATCACCCCCGTCGGCCAATCGAAGCTCCTGGGCTCGAGCTTCTACTTCCGCTTCCCCTTCCTGAGCCTCCCCACGGTGGCAGGGCTCACCCCGCCGGGGGTGGACGTGCGGATCGTCGATGAGAAGGTGGACGAGATCCCCTGGGAGGCCCGGCCCGACCTGGTGGGCATCACCGCCATGACCCCGCTCGCGCCTCGGGCTTACGAGATCGCCGACCGCTTCCGCGCCGCCGGGGTGCCGGTGGTCCTGGGGGGCATGCACCCCTCGGTGCTCCCCGAGGAGGCCCTGGGGCACGCCGACGCGGTGGTGGCGGGCGAGGCCGAGAGCGTGTGGCCCCGGGTCATCGAGGACGCGCGCCAAGGCACCCTGGCCGGCGTCTACCGGGCGGAGGGGTTCCCGGACCTCGGCCGGTGCGCGGCAGCTCCCCAGCGGGACCTCCTCGCGGCCGAGAAGTACATGCCCGTCACCTTCATGGAGACCAGCCGCGGGTGCCCCCACGGGTGTCACTTCTGCTCGGTCACCCGGTTTTTCGGCGGCAAGCACCGCACCCTGCCCGTGGACCTGGTGGTGGCGCAGCTCAAGGAGCTCAAGCCCACCGAGAAGCGCTTCGCGATCAAGAACTGCGTCTTCTTCGTGGACGACAACATCATCGGCGACCCGGACCACGCAGCAGCGCTCTTCGAGGCCATCCGGCCCTTCAACCTGCGCTGGCTCGGCCAGACCTCCATCGCCATCGCCCAGCGCCCCGATCTCCTGCGGGCCATGGCCGCGAGCGGGTGCATGGGCATCGAGATCGGCTTCGAGACCGTGAGCGACACCCAGGAGAGCAAGCGCATCGGCAAGCCGGTGAAGGACCCGGCCGAGGTGCTGGAGGCTGTACAAGTCATCCACGGCCACGGCATCGGCATCCAGGGATCGTTCATCTTCGGCTTCGACCACGACGCCCCGGGGGTCTTCGAGCGCACCGCCCGCTTCGTGGACAAAGCCCGCCTCGACGCCGTGTACGTGGGCATCCTCACCCCCTACCCCGGCACCCGGAGCTACCGCAAGCTCGTGGAGGAGGGGCGCATCCTGCACGAGCGGTGGGAGGAGTACGACACCGCCCACGTGGTGTTCGAGCCCAAGGGCATGACTCCCCGGGAGCTCGAGGCGGGCTACCACCGGATGCTGCGCCACATCTACAGCTGGCGCAGCATGGGGCGGCGCCTCCTGGGGAGCCGCACCCAGCCG